From one Phocaeicola salanitronis DSM 18170 genomic stretch:
- a CDS encoding glycogen/starch synthase, which translates to MTKQLLKPDYIFESSWEVCNKVGGIYTVLSTRAKTLQAAFPDRIFFIGPDVWRGKENPLFTEDESALRLWREHVKNEGLDVRVGRWNIPGHPISILVDFSPFYNQKNEIYTQAWLDYQVDSLHAYGDYDEASMFSYAAGKVVESFYRYYLSAQDKVIYQAHEWMTGLGALYVQKKVPEIATVFTTHATSIGRSIAGNNKPLYDYLFAYNGDQMAQELNMQSKHSIEKQTAHHVDCFTTVSEITNNECRELLDKSADVVLMNGFEDDFVPEKSDFASKRKHAREVMLRIANKLLGTQLDDDTLIIGTSGRYEFKNKGINVYLEALNRLTRDKNLKKNVLAFINVPGWVGEAREDLLERMNSDQNYTTPLKVPFITHWLHNMTHDQVLDMLKYLNMSNAADTKVKVIFVPCYLDGKDGILNESYYDLLIGMDLSVYPSYYEPWGYTPLESVAFHVPTITTDLAGFGLWVNSVTGHEGTLQDGVKVIHRTDYNYSEVADTIKDTVSDFSALSDQEITQIREHAASIAEKALWKHFIQYYYEAYDIALRNAEKRMKKQ; encoded by the coding sequence ATGACGAAACAGCTATTGAAACCTGATTACATTTTCGAGTCAAGTTGGGAAGTATGTAATAAGGTCGGTGGAATTTACACCGTATTATCGACAAGGGCAAAAACCTTGCAAGCTGCATTTCCGGATCGAATTTTCTTTATCGGCCCGGATGTTTGGAGAGGTAAGGAGAATCCTTTGTTTACCGAAGATGAAAGTGCATTGCGATTGTGGCGTGAGCATGTGAAGAATGAAGGATTAGATGTGCGTGTGGGACGTTGGAATATTCCTGGGCATCCAATTTCAATTTTAGTGGATTTTTCTCCATTTTACAATCAGAAAAATGAAATCTACACACAGGCATGGCTAGATTATCAGGTTGACTCTTTGCACGCTTATGGTGATTATGACGAGGCATCCATGTTTTCTTATGCTGCTGGAAAGGTGGTAGAGAGTTTCTATCGTTATTATTTATCGGCTCAAGATAAGGTGATTTATCAGGCTCATGAATGGATGACTGGGCTGGGAGCTTTGTATGTACAGAAAAAGGTGCCTGAAATCGCTACTGTCTTTACAACACACGCTACTTCGATAGGGCGTTCGATTGCGGGTAACAACAAGCCTCTGTATGATTATTTATTTGCCTATAATGGCGATCAGATGGCACAAGAATTGAATATGCAGTCCAAACATTCAATAGAAAAACAAACAGCCCATCATGTGGATTGCTTTACTACGGTAAGTGAGATTACCAATAACGAATGTCGTGAATTGCTGGATAAATCGGCTGATGTGGTTCTGATGAATGGCTTTGAAGATGATTTTGTTCCCGAGAAAAGTGATTTTGCTTCCAAACGCAAGCATGCTCGCGAGGTCATGTTGCGGATAGCAAATAAATTATTGGGTACTCAATTGGACGATGATACCCTGATTATCGGTACGAGTGGCAGATATGAGTTTAAGAATAAAGGAATTAATGTCTATTTGGAAGCTCTGAACCGATTGACTCGTGATAAAAATCTGAAAAAAAATGTGTTAGCCTTTATCAATGTTCCAGGTTGGGTAGGAGAAGCCCGCGAAGATTTGCTGGAACGTATGAATAGCGATCAGAATTATACTACTCCACTTAAAGTTCCTTTTATTACCCATTGGTTGCATAATATGACCCATGACCAAGTGTTGGATATGTTGAAATACCTGAACATGTCGAATGCTGCGGATACAAAAGTGAAAGTCATCTTTGTTCCTTGCTATTTGGATGGGAAAGACGGAATATTGAACGAATCTTATTATGATTTGTTAATTGGCATGGATTTAAGTGTCTATCCTTCTTATTATGAACCGTGGGGCTATACACCATTGGAAAGCGTTGCGTTTCATGTGCCCACCATAACTACTGATTTGGCGGGATTTGGCTTATGGGTCAATTCGGTTACAGGACATGAAGGCACTTTGCAGGACGGTGTGAAGGTTATCCATCGTACAGACTATAATTATTCGGAAGTTGCGGATACTATAAAGGATACGGTTTCTGATTTTTCTGCTTTATCTGACCAAGAAATAACTCAAATACGTGAACATGCGGCATCAATTGCCGAAAAGGCCTTGTGGAAACACTTTATACAATATTATTATGAAGCTTACGACATTGCTTTGCGCAATGCGGAAAAACGTATGAAAAAACAATAA
- the glgP gene encoding alpha-glucan family phosphorylase, translated as MKVKTNYANTPAWREVNVKSRIPEPLKMLERMARNIWWAWNDEATEMFKELDPELWKAVGQNPVALLERLSYEKLEDLSADKATLKKINDVYSKFEAYMNEKPDASRPSVAYFCMEYGLTHVLKIYSGGLGILAGDYLKEASDSNVDMCGIGFLYRYGYFKQTLSMDGQQIANYEAQNFGSLPLERVVDAEGKPLVLDVPYLNYYVHACVWRVNVGRVPLYLLDTDNEMNSEFDRSITYQLYGGDWENRLKQEILLGIGGVLLLKKLGIKKDVYHCNEGHAALCNVQRLCDYVESGMTFDEALEVVRASSLYTVHTPVPAGHDYFDEGLFGKYMGGYPQRMGITWDELMDLGRINPGDHNERFCMSTFACNTCQEVNGVSWLHGKVSQEMFSGIWKGYFPEENHVGYVTNGVHFPTWCASEWKKLYNKYFDQNFLKDQSNPNIWEAIYNVPDEEIWKTRLALKNKLIDYIREQFRKNWLKNQGNPALIVSLLDKINPNALTIGFARRFATYKRAHLLFSDLDRLSKIVNNPDYPVQFLFAGKAHPHDGAGQGLIKRIIEISNRPEFLGKIIFLQDYDMKLARRLVSGVDIWMNTPTRPLEASGTSGEKALMNGVVNFSVLDGWWLEGYREGAGWALTEKRTYQNQEYQDQLDAATIYSLLETEILPLYYARNKKGYSEGWVRTIKNSIAQIAPHYTMKRQLDDYYAKFYGKEAERFHALEADNYAKVKALAAWKEEVAAKWDSIQVVSMDKCEELRQGNVESGKDYTITCVVDEKGLDDAVGIEMVVTYKNAEGKEYIYSVVPMELVKREGNLYTFKMEYSMSNAGSFKVAYRMYPKHVDLPHRQDFCYVRWFNE; from the coding sequence ATGAAAGTCAAGACTAATTATGCTAACACTCCAGCCTGGAGAGAGGTTAATGTAAAATCTCGTATTCCGGAACCTTTGAAGATGTTGGAAAGGATGGCCCGCAACATTTGGTGGGCTTGGAATGATGAAGCTACAGAGATGTTTAAAGAACTGGATCCGGAATTGTGGAAAGCCGTAGGTCAGAATCCGGTCGCTTTGCTAGAGCGTTTAAGCTATGAAAAATTGGAAGATTTATCGGCTGATAAAGCCACACTTAAGAAAATCAACGATGTTTATTCCAAGTTTGAGGCATACATGAACGAGAAGCCTGACGCTTCGCGTCCTTCTGTCGCTTATTTCTGTATGGAGTATGGTTTGACTCATGTTTTAAAAATCTATTCAGGAGGTTTGGGTATCTTGGCTGGTGATTACTTGAAAGAGGCATCGGACAGCAATGTAGATATGTGCGGTATCGGTTTCTTGTACCGCTATGGCTATTTTAAACAGACATTGTCGATGGACGGTCAGCAAATCGCTAATTACGAAGCCCAGAATTTCGGTAGCCTGCCTTTGGAACGTGTAGTAGATGCAGAAGGAAAGCCTTTGGTTTTGGATGTTCCATATTTGAATTACTATGTTCACGCATGCGTATGGAGAGTGAACGTAGGACGTGTCCCTTTGTATTTGCTTGATACTGATAATGAGATGAACAGTGAATTCGACCGTTCGATTACTTATCAATTGTATGGCGGTGATTGGGAAAACCGTTTGAAACAAGAAATTCTTTTGGGTATTGGAGGCGTATTGTTGCTGAAGAAATTAGGCATCAAGAAAGATGTATATCACTGCAATGAGGGACATGCTGCTTTGTGTAATGTTCAGCGTTTGTGCGATTATGTAGAAAGCGGAATGACTTTTGATGAAGCGTTAGAAGTAGTACGTGCTTCTTCTCTTTATACGGTGCATACTCCGGTACCTGCCGGTCATGACTATTTCGATGAAGGTCTGTTTGGTAAATATATGGGCGGTTATCCGCAACGCATGGGTATCACTTGGGATGAGTTGATGGATTTGGGCCGTATCAACCCGGGTGACCATAATGAACGTTTTTGTATGTCTACGTTTGCATGCAATACTTGCCAGGAAGTGAATGGTGTAAGCTGGTTGCATGGAAAGGTGTCTCAGGAAATGTTCTCAGGCATTTGGAAGGGATATTTCCCAGAAGAGAATCATGTGGGCTATGTTACTAATGGCGTGCATTTCCCGACTTGGTGCGCTTCTGAATGGAAGAAATTGTATAACAAATACTTCGACCAGAACTTTTTGAAAGATCAGTCAAATCCGAATATTTGGGAAGCTATTTATAATGTGCCTGATGAAGAAATTTGGAAAACCCGCTTGGCATTGAAGAATAAGCTGATAGATTATATCCGGGAACAATTCCGCAAGAATTGGTTGAAGAACCAGGGTAATCCGGCTTTGATTGTTTCTTTGCTTGACAAGATTAATCCGAACGCTTTGACTATCGGTTTTGCGCGTCGTTTTGCTACATACAAACGTGCACATTTGTTGTTCAGCGATTTGGACCGCTTATCTAAGATTGTTAATAATCCAGACTATCCGGTGCAGTTCTTGTTTGCTGGAAAAGCTCACCCGCATGACGGTGCCGGCCAAGGGCTGATCAAGCGTATTATTGAAATTTCAAACCGTCCGGAATTCTTGGGTAAGATTATTTTCTTGCAAGATTACGATATGAAACTGGCACGCCGTTTGGTATCGGGCGTAGATATCTGGATGAATACGCCGACCCGTCCGCTGGAAGCATCTGGTACATCAGGTGAAAAAGCTTTGATGAATGGTGTTGTAAACTTCTCTGTATTGGACGGTTGGTGGCTTGAAGGATACCGTGAAGGTGCCGGATGGGCTTTAACTGAAAAACGTACGTACCAGAATCAGGAGTATCAGGATCAGTTGGACGCTGCTACAATTTATAGTTTGCTGGAAACTGAGATCTTGCCGTTGTATTACGCCCGTAATAAGAAGGGATATTCTGAAGGTTGGGTTAGAACAATCAAAAATTCGATTGCTCAGATTGCTCCGCACTATACGATGAAGCGTCAGTTGGATGACTATTACGCTAAATTCTATGGAAAAGAAGCTGAACGTTTCCATGCTTTGGAAGCAGACAATTATGCGAAAGTGAAAGCATTGGCTGCTTGGAAAGAAGAAGTTGCCGCAAAATGGGATTCTATTCAGGTTGTATCGATGGACAAGTGCGAAGAACTTCGTCAAGGCAATGTAGAAAGCGGTAAGGATTATACCATTACTTGCGTTGTAGACGAAAAAGGACTTGATGATGCAGTGGGAATCGAAATGGTGGTTACTTACAAGAATGCTGAAGGAAAGGAATATATTTATAGTGTAGTGCCGATGGAACTGGTAAAACGTGAAGGCAATTTGTATACATTCAAGATGGAATACAGCATGTCGAATGCCGGAAGTTTCAAGGTAGCATACCGCATGTATCCGAAGCACGTTGACCTGCCTCACCGTCAGGACTTCTGCTATGTGCGCTGGTTTAATGAATAA
- a CDS encoding IS3 family transposase, producing MRGGSIRHTAKKSWHQVACRLHVRDKRLYGIAPMCRLLGVSKQAYYKHEDKLLHRLALESFVVDYVREVRRKDPGIGGGKLWQMYNRRFGTAWHVGFNRFYAIMERHGLKLRRRKRRAVTTDSRHGLPVYPNLVKALIPDAPCQLIVSDITYIVCWTDPLTGEYTFCYLSLITDYYTKEIVGYSVGETLDSRYPLEALEMALRHYGDRDLSGLIHHSDRGVQYASYEYTRRLKERQIRISMTESGNPKDNAVAERVNNTVKNELLGGMTFLNITQVREAVKEAVDFYNNERPHWSLDGMTPAEASRCKGELKKKWTSFRERAIKGQSRPQTGSRPASG from the coding sequence TACGGCTAAAAAAAGCTGGCACCAAGTAGCATGTAGGCTGCACGTCCGGGACAAGCGTCTTTACGGCATTGCCCCGATGTGCCGTCTGCTTGGTGTAAGCAAACAGGCCTACTACAAGCATGAGGACAAGCTTTTGCACCGCCTGGCGCTGGAATCTTTCGTTGTGGACTACGTCAGAGAGGTCCGCCGCAAGGATCCGGGCATAGGAGGAGGCAAGTTGTGGCAGATGTACAACCGCCGTTTCGGCACAGCCTGGCACGTGGGCTTCAACCGTTTTTATGCGATAATGGAACGCCACGGGCTTAAGCTCCGCCGCCGTAAGCGTCGTGCCGTGACGACCGATTCGCGCCACGGGCTTCCGGTCTATCCGAACCTGGTGAAAGCGCTGATACCCGATGCGCCCTGCCAGCTGATAGTGAGCGACATCACCTACATCGTATGCTGGACGGATCCGTTGACGGGGGAATACACGTTCTGCTACCTTTCGCTCATAACCGATTATTACACAAAGGAAATCGTGGGCTATAGCGTGGGCGAGACATTGGACTCCCGCTATCCCCTTGAAGCGCTGGAAATGGCCTTGCGGCACTATGGGGACAGGGACTTGAGCGGCCTGATCCACCATTCGGACCGGGGCGTGCAATATGCCAGTTACGAGTACACGCGGCGTTTGAAGGAACGTCAGATCCGCATCAGCATGACCGAAAGCGGCAATCCGAAAGACAACGCGGTGGCCGAACGGGTGAACAACACGGTCAAGAATGAGCTGCTCGGCGGCATGACGTTCCTGAACATCACTCAGGTAAGGGAGGCGGTGAAGGAGGCGGTGGACTTCTATAACAACGAACGTCCCCACTGGAGCCTGGACGGCATGACGCCGGCCGAAGCCTCCCGGTGCAAGGGGGAGCTGAAGAAGAAGTGGACCAGTTTCCGGGAGAGGGCCATAAAAGGACAAAGCCGCCCACAGACCGGAAGCCGGCCGGCCTCCGGATGA